A genomic stretch from Dissulfurispira thermophila includes:
- a CDS encoding NADH-ubiquinone oxidoreductase-F iron-sulfur binding region domain-containing protein — MNTQALNINSSMNNCYIEIKVCMGTSGRASGGNDVLRAFKQYIQESGIEALIGRRCRYKKVGCRGFCSKDVLVDVIINGNKVTYQSVKPIMVERIVQEHIVNGTPVNEWLTKEDYESFHTKQHKIVLGPCGEIDPENIDDYLNMNGYKAARKAITQMSQDDVIKKVIMSGLRGRGGSGFLTGKKWEICKAQKETPKYIICNVGEVNRPLAEGNPHAIIEGLLIGGYAIGAQKGYIYIRERYHLSVERLRNAISQARDKGFIGKNIFDSDFNFDIEFSFGTEAFICGEETALMESIEGKRAMPRFRPPFPAQKGLWGKPTVINNAETLSNIPIIIGKGAKWFASIGTEESKGTKVFTLSGKVKNIGLVEIPMGMSLRDIVYGIGGGIAGNKALKAVQVGGPSGGLIPLSMIDMGLDYESLAKVGSIVGSGGMVVFDEDDCIVSVTKFFIEFLQRESCGKCTPCRIGTKRMLELLTKITDGRGEDSDLITLERLSSLMTSSSLCGLGRTAPNPFITSLSHFRDEYIAHIRDKKCPAGVCTALITFTIMEELCKGCTLCKKVCPAGAITGELKKPHKIDQNICIKCGACFKACKFKAIKKG, encoded by the coding sequence ATGAATACACAGGCTTTGAATATTAATTCAAGTATGAACAATTGTTATATAGAAATAAAGGTCTGCATGGGCACTTCCGGAAGGGCATCCGGCGGCAATGATGTCCTCAGAGCATTTAAACAGTATATTCAGGAGAGTGGCATAGAGGCACTGATAGGCAGGAGATGCAGATATAAAAAGGTGGGTTGCAGGGGCTTCTGCTCAAAAGATGTACTTGTAGATGTAATAATAAACGGCAACAAGGTAACCTACCAGTCTGTCAAGCCAATCATGGTAGAAAGGATTGTACAGGAACACATCGTCAACGGCACACCTGTAAACGAGTGGCTTACAAAAGAGGACTATGAATCTTTCCACACAAAACAACATAAGATTGTGCTCGGTCCTTGCGGTGAGATAGACCCTGAGAATATTGATGACTACCTGAATATGAACGGCTACAAGGCCGCCAGAAAGGCCATTACACAGATGTCGCAGGACGATGTGATAAAAAAAGTTATTATGTCCGGCCTCAGAGGAAGAGGCGGCAGCGGTTTTCTTACAGGCAAAAAATGGGAGATATGCAAGGCTCAAAAAGAAACTCCAAAGTATATTATCTGCAATGTCGGCGAGGTTAACAGGCCACTGGCAGAAGGGAATCCTCATGCAATAATAGAAGGCCTTTTAATCGGTGGATATGCCATAGGCGCTCAAAAGGGTTATATATACATCAGGGAGAGGTACCATCTCTCTGTTGAGAGGCTCAGGAATGCCATCTCTCAGGCAAGGGATAAGGGTTTTATTGGGAAAAATATCTTCGATTCAGACTTTAATTTCGATATAGAATTCAGTTTCGGAACAGAGGCGTTTATATGTGGAGAAGAGACTGCGCTCATGGAATCAATCGAAGGTAAGCGTGCTATGCCGAGATTCAGGCCGCCGTTCCCTGCACAAAAAGGACTATGGGGCAAACCAACAGTAATAAACAATGCAGAAACTTTATCCAACATACCGATAATAATCGGCAAAGGAGCGAAATGGTTCGCCTCCATAGGCACAGAGGAAAGCAAGGGGACGAAGGTATTTACCCTTTCTGGAAAGGTTAAAAATATTGGTCTTGTCGAGATACCGATGGGAATGTCATTAAGGGATATTGTTTATGGAATCGGAGGAGGGATAGCCGGCAACAAGGCATTGAAGGCAGTACAAGTCGGAGGCCCCTCTGGGGGCCTTATACCACTTTCGATGATAGACATGGGCTTAGATTATGAAAGCCTTGCAAAGGTAGGCAGCATTGTTGGTTCCGGCGGGATGGTTGTCTTCGACGAAGACGATTGCATAGTATCGGTCACTAAATTCTTCATAGAATTCCTGCAGAGGGAGTCCTGTGGCAAATGCACTCCATGCAGGATAGGCACAAAACGGATGCTCGAACTGCTTACAAAGATAACAGATGGCAGGGGAGAAGATTCCGACCTAATAACCCTTGAGAGGCTGAGTTCACTAATGACCTCTTCATCTCTTTGTGGTCTCGGAAGGACTGCCCCTAATCCCTTTATTACAAGCCTCAGCCATTTCAGAGATGAATATATAGCACACATAAGAGACAAGAAATGTCCCGCGGGAGTCTGCACAGCATTGATAACTTTTACTATAATGGAAGAATTATGCAAAGGCTGCACGCTTTGCAAAAAGGTCTGTCCAGCTGGAGCGATAACCGGAGAGTTAAAGAAACCGCATAAGATAGACCAGAATATATGCATAAAATGCGGAGCATGCTTTAAGGCTTGCAAGTTTAAGGCAATAAAAAAGGGATAG
- a CDS encoding complex I 24 kDa subunit family protein yields MDKVLNKILNDYQKNKGNLIYLLQKIQDTYGYIPEDIVFWFSNRLNIPASKFYGIITFYPKFRLKPTGKNTITVCCGAACHIKGSDRILQEVRSILSLREGEDTTQNLSFTVQKATCIGACNIAPVVILNDQVYGDMDTEKVSKLIKGYEKKDEYTGFEY; encoded by the coding sequence ATGGATAAAGTCTTAAATAAGATTTTAAACGATTACCAGAAGAACAAAGGCAATCTCATATATTTGCTACAGAAGATTCAAGACACATACGGATACATACCGGAGGATATTGTCTTCTGGTTTTCGAACAGGCTGAATATACCTGCAAGCAAGTTCTACGGCATCATAACATTCTATCCCAAGTTCCGCCTTAAGCCTACAGGCAAAAATACTATAACTGTATGCTGCGGTGCAGCATGCCATATAAAAGGCAGCGACAGGATACTTCAGGAAGTACGGAGTATCCTGTCGCTTAGAGAAGGCGAAGATACCACGCAGAATTTGTCTTTCACAGTGCAGAAGGCTACATGTATCGGCGCTTGCAATATTGCGCCGGTGGTAATTCTTAATGATCAGGTTTACGGCGACATGGATACAGAGAAGGTATCAAAACTGATAAAAGGATACGAAAAAAAGGATGAATACACAGGCTTTGAATATTAA
- the glnD gene encoding [protein-PII] uridylyltransferase: protein MNDREQITEDRSQTISEILCLRVEGAIRSGMSGLSISRKLTDIVDNLLISAYESAINQRAQTENKAEGNKKTENENPGIDLALVAVGGYGRREIAPFSDIDIMLLAKKGDDVTVQAAQSLLYRLWDMGINISHSFRTMNECIEDAMKDIRTRTSLVESRFLAGSETLFNEFKQDIYQKLLFKDKKEFIGGILREIERRHREYGDSVYLLEPNVKEGRGGIRDVHCISWLLKTSLSTTYVRVNEINGLKNLLPSDNYNHFIKAYDFILKTRISLHHISKRRNDILSFEFQDETAKIMGLKDTKWFMASEIFMRLYYKKAKNIMDTLQRIENICSRQYINFFIPVDVKKITDDFYLSKNEITLKDINLLKNTDKIFEAFYIYSTTLKKFSTQVRDTIKNRFLFINQKTRSSKKAIMHFMNILKGNRVYETLREMHDTGILDRFIPEFGRLRHLVIHEPYHRYTVDEHTLIAIRNLERLKNTRHQKLQYLSDIMRKVKQEILFLSILLHDIGKGIPEKHHEDYGYRMLKGIMERFNIANDDRQKIEFLVKNHIVMSKLTLMRDIDAPETIAQLAEIVENIDNLNALYLMTYADMTAVNPHFWTEWKAYLFHEMYVRTSAYLIGLKKQYLDIHDPKIKEFVKNMPDRYLISNTIDAINTDYYLSISKKEKPIISISERQDGTAELIIIANNMPGLFAKIVGSLGRRGLNIFRARLYTGINGLVIDKILISNWKDMWWHGMGEQVKEDIKEAIFQGHDKTFSLHPFTNLPIYRFAPFIEIDNETSIEYTILELFSHDRLGLLYDISMQLYKYGIDIISAIINTEDGVARDVFYLQCKGNKLDAELVIKVLNSIQIVVLQK from the coding sequence ATGAATGACAGAGAACAGATCACAGAAGACAGGAGTCAGACTATCAGCGAGATTCTATGCCTCAGGGTTGAAGGGGCAATAAGATCGGGCATGAGCGGGTTGTCGATTTCACGTAAATTGACAGATATTGTTGATAACCTTCTAATTTCAGCTTATGAATCTGCGATTAATCAGAGAGCACAGACAGAAAATAAGGCTGAAGGAAATAAAAAGACAGAGAATGAAAATCCCGGAATAGATCTTGCGCTTGTTGCCGTAGGAGGTTACGGACGCAGAGAGATTGCGCCGTTTTCTGATATAGACATAATGCTTCTTGCAAAAAAGGGGGATGACGTAACAGTGCAAGCCGCACAATCTCTTCTTTATCGGCTGTGGGATATGGGCATAAACATCAGCCACAGTTTCAGAACAATGAACGAATGCATTGAGGACGCTATGAAGGATATTCGGACGCGGACCTCTCTTGTAGAGTCGAGATTCCTCGCGGGCAGTGAGACACTTTTCAACGAGTTTAAACAGGATATCTACCAAAAGCTCTTATTTAAAGACAAAAAGGAGTTTATAGGGGGTATCCTGAGGGAAATAGAGAGAAGACATCGGGAATACGGTGATTCTGTGTATCTCCTTGAACCAAATGTAAAAGAGGGAAGGGGAGGTATCAGAGATGTCCATTGCATATCATGGCTTCTGAAAACAAGTCTATCAACAACATATGTGCGAGTTAATGAAATCAATGGATTAAAAAATTTATTACCATCTGATAACTATAACCACTTTATAAAGGCATATGACTTTATTTTAAAGACGAGGATATCTCTGCATCATATCTCAAAAAGAAGAAATGACATTTTGTCATTTGAGTTTCAGGATGAAACAGCAAAAATCATGGGGCTAAAAGACACAAAATGGTTTATGGCATCCGAGATATTCATGAGGCTCTATTATAAGAAGGCCAAAAATATAATGGATACACTTCAGAGAATTGAAAATATTTGCAGTCGGCAATATATAAATTTTTTCATTCCAGTTGATGTAAAGAAAATAACAGATGATTTTTATCTATCCAAAAATGAAATTACACTAAAAGACATAAATTTATTGAAAAATACTGATAAGATATTCGAGGCATTTTATATTTATTCCACCACATTGAAAAAGTTCAGCACACAGGTCAGAGACACTATAAAAAACAGATTCCTTTTTATCAATCAAAAGACTCGTTCATCAAAAAAAGCAATAATGCATTTTATGAATATACTGAAAGGCAATAGGGTATATGAGACACTGAGAGAAATGCACGATACGGGTATCCTTGACAGATTTATTCCGGAATTCGGCAGATTAAGGCACCTTGTTATACATGAACCATATCATAGATATACAGTTGATGAACACACTCTTATAGCTATAAGAAACCTTGAGAGATTGAAAAATACACGGCATCAAAAGTTACAGTATCTATCAGATATTATGAGAAAAGTGAAACAAGAAATCTTATTTTTATCCATACTCTTGCATGACATCGGCAAAGGTATCCCAGAGAAACATCATGAAGATTATGGATACAGGATGCTTAAAGGTATTATGGAAAGATTTAATATAGCTAATGATGATAGACAAAAAATAGAGTTTCTTGTAAAAAATCACATTGTAATGTCAAAGCTTACCCTAATGCGCGATATCGATGCACCAGAGACTATTGCTCAACTTGCAGAGATAGTAGAAAACATAGATAATCTTAATGCCTTATACCTCATGACATATGCAGACATGACAGCAGTAAATCCACATTTCTGGACAGAATGGAAGGCATATCTTTTTCATGAGATGTATGTAAGGACATCTGCATATCTTATAGGACTGAAGAAACAATATCTTGATATACATGACCCTAAAATTAAAGAGTTTGTTAAGAATATGCCTGATAGATACTTAATTTCTAATACAATTGATGCGATAAACACTGACTACTATCTATCAATATCGAAAAAAGAAAAGCCGATAATTTCCATATCAGAAAGACAAGATGGCACAGCAGAATTAATTATCATTGCCAATAATATGCCGGGTCTTTTTGCAAAAATAGTTGGTTCACTTGGACGCAGGGGGCTAAACATATTTCGCGCAAGGCTTTATACAGGGATAAATGGCCTTGTAATAGACAAAATACTAATATCAAACTGGAAAGATATGTGGTGGCACGGAATGGGGGAACAAGTAAAGGAGGATATAAAGGAGGCAATATTTCAAGGACATGATAAGACTTTTTCTCTCCACCCATTCACTAACTTACCAATTTACCGATTTGCGCCTTTTATTGAAATTGACAATGAAACATCCATTGAATATACAATACTTGAATTGTTTTCTCATGATAGGCTTGGATTGTTGTATGATATATCAATGCAGCTTTATAAATATGGCATTGATATTATATCAGCGATTATTAATACAGAGGATGGGGTTGCACGAGATGTCTTTTATCTGCAGTGCAAAGGGAATAAACTTGATGCAGAGTTAGTAATAAAAGTTTTGAATTCAATTCAGATTGTTGTTTTACAGAAATAA
- a CDS encoding translocation/assembly module TamB domain-containing protein yields the protein MRKKIIYIAILVVFLGISFYALRSPNISNALKKVILPELESMSGRKFIAQRIYINIFPLFIEMKDVKAFDDNGNRILTAERVKGYIEISGLMRKEIVLRRLVIKAPVIQSDAKQVEEITQNIKKYLSEESKMPFKVIVKSIDIGSGAIFFQDKDYSIFSKGINVSTILSDIPRFRISSEDISIIKKGFPEFSSMIEMFFYIKGDDVALKSLKILSHGSEIKTSGIFGTEKLSGEFNTEINLLAESVKKIFGLRNRGEGDIVAHGSIKIDDMKSVQKVWTNRISIDMKIKGNMFLETLMELLSVKEKLQGHLNFDGNIKGYLNNLQGNAKAKLQNGNLFNVEVDSLSCNVSYKDGIMKFTAGSANLYRGTAHAEAAIRLPIVDYYTLKIKVNNVDSKGLFKLIQWDPHIPAGRVSGEIESSGKEFNPHGNFYYISMRSNMSETMNILDRVKKVEGEFKKTGNEIHFPEMFISTDKSSILTSGTIDLKNSTMSFTGKGISNDIKELSSPYFTALSGNGKFICSVSGALKDPVIDLKFSSNAILFSTEQLQIPDVLKKRTINFINAEAEMTYRKNFLAVKNMTAYSLKEHYRASGNVYFRKAKELFELKEPDYDLNISVRNIDIEALSDTFQDAPRFAGNMDADFRLYGRSDDIKASGNVYVKKLSLINRYIVDSADGYVSYARKIFSFDSLHIKRGTSILNVSGTIGLDKRFSFAASGQNIKAADIISDNFSLNGSRSSNHLKDYKIFETMLLSDINIKGKGTFKNPEIELKTSINGGQIKGHSIGKGILRATLINKHVDMIAEFLNGKMSIKGNADITEKLPWFITAELKPARYDFIAAGLLKDVPEDLLLNLTGNIKAHGDREHVNAVATINRMHLYLYGIGFTNSDDIKLILEDKKLSISTLYMKGDVTEFRLTGNMLIGKSYDLLLEGSSSLSPLKALSKTIDVVKGNASFVFSVNGDWEKPKINGGIDINSGTLGFKDINYRLAYLAAYVYIDEDRIIIERATGKLSGGDVNISGIAYLERFSIKKFFLESKLRNITASVSRDFWVNFDGNLYYKGTLDSQTILGDINIKRAKYSERIEWKSWLLKARPKERPKVEVTKLDKTSLNIRASGANLFIDNNVARASIKMDVLMKGTIGQPILIGKVETKEGIVYFRNNEFKILKASVDFANPNQINPYFDIAAETRVRNYNIRLNLDGFIEQFNLSLSSNPTLDETDIFSLLTVGQMGKHLKGLEGGIGVGEATSFITGKMQDVFEERLKTITGFDRVQVDPSVSKSTGTVTPRVTIAKRLLGDKLYVTYSTAVGTGEEQILKLEYTLGKNTSIVGLRDERGGIGGDIKFRFGFK from the coding sequence ATGAGGAAAAAAATCATTTATATTGCAATATTAGTTGTTTTTCTTGGCATATCTTTTTATGCCTTGAGAAGTCCTAATATCTCTAATGCACTTAAAAAAGTAATCTTACCAGAACTTGAATCAATGTCAGGCAGGAAATTCATAGCTCAAAGGATATATATAAATATATTCCCCCTGTTTATAGAGATGAAAGATGTAAAGGCATTTGATGACAACGGAAACCGAATCCTTACCGCTGAACGGGTAAAGGGTTATATAGAAATTTCAGGATTGATGAGAAAAGAAATAGTATTAAGACGGCTTGTCATAAAAGCACCTGTCATACAGTCAGATGCAAAACAGGTTGAGGAGATAACACAGAACATAAAAAAATATCTATCAGAAGAATCAAAAATGCCTTTTAAGGTGATTGTAAAATCTATAGATATCGGCAGTGGTGCAATATTCTTTCAGGACAAAGACTACAGCATTTTCTCTAAAGGTATTAATGTTAGCACAATATTATCGGACATCCCGAGATTTAGAATATCATCTGAAGACATCAGCATAATCAAAAAAGGATTTCCTGAATTTTCATCAATGATAGAAATGTTTTTCTATATAAAAGGAGATGATGTGGCTCTGAAGAGCTTAAAGATATTATCTCATGGCTCTGAGATAAAGACATCGGGGATATTTGGAACAGAGAAATTAAGTGGTGAGTTCAACACAGAAATAAATCTATTAGCAGAATCAGTAAAAAAGATCTTTGGTCTCAGAAATAGGGGTGAAGGAGATATAGTTGCTCATGGTTCTATAAAAATTGATGACATGAAATCAGTTCAAAAGGTATGGACAAATAGAATTTCTATAGATATGAAAATTAAAGGAAACATGTTTCTTGAAACACTCATGGAATTACTTTCAGTAAAGGAAAAATTGCAGGGGCATCTAAATTTTGATGGAAATATCAAGGGGTATCTAAATAATCTTCAAGGCAATGCAAAGGCAAAACTTCAAAATGGTAATCTCTTTAATGTAGAAGTTGATAGCTTAAGCTGTAATGTATCTTACAAAGATGGTATCATGAAATTTACTGCTGGGAGTGCCAATCTTTACAGAGGGACTGCTCATGCCGAGGCTGCAATACGACTTCCTATTGTTGATTACTATACGCTAAAAATTAAAGTAAACAATGTAGATAGCAAAGGTCTGTTTAAGTTAATACAATGGGATCCTCATATCCCTGCCGGTAGAGTATCTGGAGAAATAGAATCATCAGGCAAAGAGTTTAATCCACATGGTAATTTTTATTATATAAGTATGCGATCAAACATGTCAGAAACTATGAATATACTTGACAGAGTGAAAAAAGTCGAGGGTGAATTCAAAAAGACAGGAAATGAAATACATTTTCCTGAAATGTTTATCTCTACTGATAAATCAAGCATTTTAACTTCAGGAACGATCGACTTGAAAAATAGCACTATGAGTTTTACTGGTAAAGGTATATCAAATGATATAAAGGAGTTATCATCTCCATATTTTACTGCATTATCAGGTAATGGAAAATTTATCTGCTCTGTATCTGGTGCACTCAAAGACCCAGTAATAGATCTAAAATTTTCATCTAATGCAATATTATTTTCAACAGAACAGTTGCAGATTCCCGATGTGCTGAAAAAAAGAACTATAAATTTTATAAATGCAGAAGCTGAAATGACATACAGAAAAAACTTCTTGGCTGTAAAAAATATGACGGCCTATTCTCTAAAGGAGCATTATAGGGCATCAGGAAATGTCTATTTTAGAAAGGCAAAAGAACTATTTGAATTAAAAGAACCTGATTATGACCTGAATATATCGGTAAGAAACATAGACATTGAAGCACTCTCTGATACCTTTCAAGATGCCCCCAGATTTGCAGGGAATATGGATGCGGATTTCAGATTATATGGAAGATCAGATGATATTAAGGCATCAGGGAATGTCTATGTTAAAAAACTTTCTCTTATTAATAGATACATTGTAGATAGCGCTGATGGATATGTCTCATATGCAAGAAAGATATTTTCATTCGACTCCTTACACATAAAAAGAGGCACATCAATCCTTAATGTTAGCGGAACGATTGGTTTAGATAAGAGATTTTCTTTTGCTGCCAGTGGCCAAAATATAAAAGCTGCTGACATTATATCTGATAATTTTAGTTTAAATGGTTCAAGGAGTTCAAATCATTTAAAAGATTATAAGATTTTTGAAACTATGTTGCTTTCAGACATAAATATAAAAGGAAAAGGGACATTTAAAAATCCAGAAATTGAATTAAAAACCAGTATAAATGGAGGACAGATTAAGGGACATTCTATTGGAAAGGGAATACTTAGAGCTACCTTAATCAACAAACATGTAGACATGATAGCAGAGTTTCTGAACGGCAAAATGAGCATAAAAGGCAATGCTGATATCACAGAAAAATTGCCATGGTTCATAACTGCTGAATTAAAACCCGCACGATATGATTTTATTGCTGCCGGTCTCTTAAAGGATGTCCCAGAGGATTTATTGCTTAATCTCACAGGCAATATAAAGGCACACGGAGACAGAGAACATGTGAATGCAGTTGCAACAATAAATAGAATGCATCTGTATCTTTACGGCATTGGTTTTACTAATAGCGATGACATCAAGCTTATCCTCGAGGATAAAAAACTCTCTATCAGCACATTATATATGAAAGGCGATGTTACAGAATTCAGATTAACAGGAAATATGCTAATAGGTAAAAGCTATGATTTACTTTTAGAGGGATCATCGTCTCTGTCACCTTTAAAAGCATTATCAAAAACCATAGATGTTGTAAAGGGAAATGCATCATTTGTCTTTTCTGTTAATGGTGATTGGGAAAAACCAAAAATAAATGGAGGCATAGATATAAATAGTGGAACTCTTGGTTTTAAGGACATCAACTATCGCCTTGCCTATCTTGCTGCTTATGTATATATAGATGAAGACCGCATTATAATTGAAAGGGCTACTGGAAAACTATCAGGGGGTGATGTAAATATATCAGGGATTGCATATTTAGAAAGGTTTTCTATAAAGAAGTTTTTTTTAGAGTCTAAACTGCGCAACATAACAGCTTCTGTATCCAGGGACTTCTGGGTCAATTTTGATGGTAATTTATATTATAAGGGCACACTGGATAGCCAGACAATTTTAGGTGATATCAACATAAAACGAGCTAAATACAGTGAAAGGATAGAGTGGAAGAGTTGGCTTTTAAAGGCAAGACCAAAGGAAAGACCAAAGGTTGAGGTCACAAAGCTGGATAAAACCAGTCTTAATATCAGGGCATCAGGCGCAAATCTTTTTATAGATAACAATGTAGCGAGAGCCTCTATTAAAATGGATGTACTTATGAAGGGAACCATAGGTCAGCCTATACTTATTGGAAAAGTAGAGACAAAGGAAGGAATTGTTTATTTCAGAAACAATGAATTCAAGATATTAAAGGCAAGTGTAGATTTTGCTAATCCCAACCAGATAAATCCTTATTTTGATATTGCAGCGGAAACAAGAGTAAGGAATTACAATATCAGACTTAATCTCGATGGATTTATAGAGCAGTTCAATCTCTCTTTATCATCTAATCCTACTCTTGATGAAACAGATATCTTCAGCTTACTTACTGTTGGACAGATGGGAAAACATCTCAAGGGACTGGAAGGTGGTATCGGCGTGGGTGAAGCTACTTCATTCATTACAGGAAAAATGCAGGATGTATTCGAAGAGAGACTGAAAACCATCACAGGATTTGACAGGGTACAAGTAGACCCTTCTGTCTCAAAATCCACAGGAACAGTAACACCAAGGGTGACTATAGCAAAGAGATTGCTCGGAGATAAGCTCTATGTAACTTACAGCACAGCAGTAGGCACAGGAGAAGAACAGATATTGAAGCTGGAATATACACTCGGGAAAAATACATCCATTGTAGGATTAAGGGATGAAAGAGGCGGAATAGGTGGAGACATTAAGTTCAGATTTGGATTTAAATAG